In one window of Mercurialis annua linkage group LG4, ddMerAnnu1.2, whole genome shotgun sequence DNA:
- the LOC126679565 gene encoding fatty acyl-CoA reductase 2, chloroplastic: protein MGSLFLNSPSLVCNKIVARVSPGSKIEWCFLKKKMNNSVIYCQSGGGGGGGGGGGGGGGKAIRSSGFSSVVTDRSSSSSSSSSLVGDEDHSSGAIKDFEPYNDGSSSCSLVEDGIGIVKFLKGKGFFITGATGFLAKVLIEKILRTEPEVGKIYVLIKAKNKEAAMSRLKSEILNAELFKCLRQTYGKSYQSFMLTKLVPVVGNVCETDLGLEDDLANLIANEVDVIVNSAANTTFDERYDVGIDINTRGPCHLMNFAKKCEKLKLFLQVSTAYVNGQRQGKIMEKTFGIGECIAKENLVSESNPRSLVPNLDVENEMNLALKSKEGLQENEVSQKMKELGIERARKYGWQDTYVFTKAMGEMMIDSMRGEIPVVIIRPSVIESTCSDPFPGWMEGNRMMDPIILYYGKGQLTGFLVDPNGVLDVVPADMVVNATLAAMAMHGTVQKAGINVYQIASSVVNPLTFEDLAKLLYEHYNSSPYMDTKGNPINVPSMKLFKNMEDFSDHLWRDVTHKNGLTTINEKLSQRYEFICRKSVEQAKYLANIYEPYTFYGGRFDNSNTKGLMEKMSEIEKKKFGFDVENIDWREYITNVHIPGLRRHVMKGRGTCS, encoded by the exons ATGGGTTCCTTGTTCTTGAATTCTCCTTCACTTGTATGCAATAAAATTGTGGCAAGAGTGTCACCCGGTAGTAAAATCGAATGGTGTTTCTTGAAGAAAAAGATGAATAATAGTGTTATATATTGCCAAAGTGGGGGTGGAGGAGGCGGCGGCGGCGGAGGTGGTGGTGGAGGAGGTAAGGCCATTAGGTCAAGTGGATTTTCTTCAGTGGTGACAGACAGATCATCATCGTCGTCGTCGTCGTCGTCTTTGGTTGGTGATGAGGATCATAGTTCAGGTGCAATTAAGGATTTTGAGCCTTATAATGATGGATCGAGTAGCTGTTCTTTAGTTGAAGATGGGATTGGCATTGTGAAGTTTCTTAAGGGAAAAGGTTTCTTTATTACTGGTGCAACTGGTTTTCTTGCTAAAG TTCTCATTGAAAAAATTCTGCGCACTGAACCTGAAGTAGGCAAAATTTATGTATTGATCAAAGCCAAAAACAAAGAAGCTGCAATGTCAAGATTGAAGAGTGAA ATATTAAATGCAGAGCTATTCAAGTGTCTACGACAAACCTATGGAAAATCCTATCAATCTTTCATGCTCACCAAATTAGTTCCTGTGGTTGGGAATGTGTGTGAAACTGATCTTGGTTTGGAAGATGATTTAGCTAATTTGATCGCTAATGAGGTTGATGTCATCGTTAATTCTGCTGCTAATACAACTTTCGATGAAAG ATATGATGTTGGTATTGACATAAATACTCGAGGACCATGCCACCTTATGAACTTCgccaaaaaatgtgaaaagcttAAGCTCTTCTTGCAAGTATCAACTG CTTATGTGAATGGACAGAGACAAGGGAAAATAATGGaaaaaacatttggaattggaGAATGTATAGCCAAAGAGAATTTAGTATCGGAGAGCAATCCGAGATCATTGGTACCAAATTTAGATgttgaaaatgaaatgaattTGGCTTTGAAATCAAAGGAAGGTTTGCAAGAAAATGAAGTTTCTCAAAAGATGAAAGAATTGGGTATAGAGAG GGCTAGAAAATATGGTTGGCAAGACACTTATGTGTTCACTAAAGCTATGGGAGAGATGATGATCGATAGCATGAGAGGAGAAATTCCTGTGGTCATAATTCGGCCAAGTGTCATCGAAAGTACTTGCTCGGACCCTTTTCCTGGATGGATGGAAGGAAATAG GATGATGGATCCTATCATTTTGTACTATGGAAAAGGTCAGCTCACTGGGTTTCTAGTTGATCCTAATGGAGTTCTTGATGTA GTGCCGGCGGATATGGTGGTGAATGCAACCTTGGCAGCAATGGCAATGCATGGAACGGTTCAAAAAGCAGGCATAAATGTATACCAAATTGCATCATCAGTAGTAAATCCGTTAACTTTTGAAGACTTGGCAAAACTTTTATACGAACATTACAATTCGTCACCTTATATGGACACAAAGGGCAATCCAATCAACGTTCCATCCATGAAGCTCTTCAAAAATATGGAAGATTTTTCTGATCATCTTTGGAGAGATGTCACTCACAAAAATGGGTTAACCACAATCAATGAGAAGCTGTCTCAAAGATATGAATTTATTTGCAGAAAATCTGTCGAGCAAGCCAAGTATTTGGCTAATATTTATGAGCCTTACACTTTCTATGGTGGAAG gttTGATAATAGCAATACAAAAGGATTGATGGAGAAGATGTCAGAAATAGAGaagaaaaagtttggatttgatgtGGAAAATATAGATTGGAGAGAGTATATCACAAATGTTCATATTCCTGGTTTAAGGAGGCATGTTATGAAAGGAAGAGGAACATGCAgctga
- the LOC126676668 gene encoding fatty acyl-CoA reductase 2, chloroplastic-like, whose translation MGTLLLNCSNLQLKPNKNITVCKNNSHSHTPKNKFLNVVNCQINVSCNSSLKCIGEFDRTRINGGHENVVMKNDDHEGIGIVNFLQGKTLFITGATGFLAKVLVEKILSSVPDIGKIYLMIRAKTQEAAMERLKSEIIDAEIFKCLKEKYGKGYEDFVLSKLFPVVGNVGELGLGLEESMANLVAKEAHVIVNSAANTTFYERYDVSVDINTRGIYHLIDFAKTCNNLRLFLQISTAYVNGTRKGQIMETIFKTGDGIIDQNYNLSTALNIESEMQLAFHAREAFNHNSSSQNLNKLGLQRAKECGWHDTYTFTKAMGEMILSEVPLPLPVVIIRPTIIESTYKHPFSGWIQGNRMLDPIINHYAKRQLTCFMGDPNCVVDVVPVDMVVNATLAAMARHGRAREANVSVYQVASSMNNPLTLQQFVTLFYEHFKSSPFFDSKGKPINAAKPMKLYASMDKFSSHLERDIKEFSNSKNSEIFAKRFMEQVRQLATLYTPYFFNEARFDSSNLQKLMEEMSEEEKVEFGFDVASIHWDYYIKEVHVPGLRRHVIGLAKERKLVS comes from the exons ATGGGGACTTTGTTATTAAACTGCAGCAATTTGCAGCTAAAACCTAATAAAAATATCACTGTGTGTAAGAATAATAGTCACAGTCACACACCcaaaaataagtttttaaatgtAGTGAACTGTCAAATTAATGTAAGCTGTAATTCTTCATTGAAGTGCATTGGAGAATTTGACAGAACTAGAATTAATGGCGGACATGAAAATGTTGTAATGAAGAATGATGACCATGAAGGCATTGGTATTGTAAATTTTCTTCAAGGGAAGACATTGTTCATCACTGGTGCAACTGGGTTTTTGGCTAAGG TTCTTGTTGAAAAGATTTTAAGTTCAGTACCGGATATTGGGAAGATATATCTGATGATTAGGGCAAAAACCCAGGAAGCTGCAATGGAAAGATTGAAATCTGAA ataATTGATGCAGAAATATTCAAGTGTCTAAAGGAAAAGTATGGAAAGGGGTATGAAGATTTCGTGCTAAGCAAGTTATTTCCAGTGGTAGGAAATGTGGGTGAATTAGGTCTTGGCTTAGAAGAATCAATGGCTAATTTGGTCGCAAAAGAAGCCCATGTCATCGTTAATTCTGCAGCCAATACAACTTTCTATGAAAG ATATGATGTTTCTGTTGATATAAACACAAGAGGAATCTACCATCTTATCGACTTTGCCAAAACCTGCAATAATTTGAGGCTCTTCCTACAGATATCAACAg CCTATGTTAACGGAACAAGAAAAGGACAGATTATGGAGACGATATTTAAGACGGGGGATGGCATAATagatcaaaattataatttgtcgACAGCATTGAACATTGAAAGTGAAATGCAGTTGGCCTTTCACGCAAGAGAAGCTTTCAACCACAATTCTTCATCTCAAAATTTAAACAAGTTAGGATTACAAAG AGCAAAAGAATGTGGATGGCATGATACTTACACGTTTACAAAAGCAATGGGAGAAATGATATTAAGTGAAGTGCCACTGCCACTGCCAGTAGTTATTATTCGACCAACTATTATTGAGAGCACCTATAAACACCCATTTTCTGGATGGATACAAGGAAATCG GATGTTAGATCCGATAATAAACCACTATGCTAAACGACAACTCACATGTTTTATGGGAGACCCTAATTGCGTTGTTGATGTG GTCCCAGTCGACATGGTGGTTAATGCAACATTAGCAGCCATGGCGAGACATGGAAGAGCAAGAGAAGCAAATGTGAGTGTGTACCAAGTTGCTTCATCCATGAACAATCCATTGACTCTCCAACAATTTGTCACTCTATTCTATGAACATTTCAAATCCTCCCCATTTTTTGATTCAAAAGGCAAGCCCATCAATGCTGCAAAACCAATGAAATTATATGCATCAATGGATAAATTCTCAAGTCATTTAGAGAGGGATATAAAGGAGTTTTCAAATTCAAAGAATTCTGAGATTTTTGCTAAAAGGTTCATGGAGCAAGTAAGGCAGCTGGCTACTCTTTATACTCCATACTTCTTTAATGAAGCACG GTTTGATAGCAGTAACTTGCAAAAATTGATGGAAGAGATGTCCGAAGAGGAGAAGGTAGAATTCGGATTTGACGTGGCAAGCATTCATTGGGATTATTATATTAAAGAAGTACATGTTCCTGGTCTAAGGAGGCATGTCATTGGACTTGCTAAAGAAAGAAAGCTAGTTAGCTAG